The Oryzias latipes chromosome 11, ASM223467v1 nucleotide sequence GGGACATCACTAAAAGGTACTAAGAAACAAAGCTACAGTTAAACCAACAGCAGCAACGAAAGCAAAAAGCGAATGAGCTCTCTTCCATCAGCAGtttattttcctcttctgtGGAAAATTGGGTTGGAATAACTTGGTGAGATTTTACCACAATCTTACTACTAAAACACATCACTGTAAAAACTAAGGATGTGCCAAAGTAGTTGGTATTGAACATTTTACCAAAATGGTACTGTGTTCTAACATATTGAGGAAGCCGAGGCTTACCGGGTGCACCTGAGCTTCCTTTTATTCCCACTCCATCCTCTCCCTTGTCTCCTTTGTTTCCCTTTTCTCCAGGATCTCCTGCAAAGTACAAACACACCAACATCAGCCACATGCAGTGatgtaaaaacacaacagcCAGTGAGCGTACTCTCTGGAACGTCCAGGTTCAGACAATGATCTTTCCGATGTGGATGATGTAGAAATCGTTTACATAACACAACAACCACATAACTGCGATCAATGGGATCTTTTGAAATGAGATTGTCAGAACGTGTGCTGGGCTGTTCTCCACAAACATCGTCACGCTCACAGTTCTAGCAGCATCCTAGCTAAAGTGGGACCTAATATGTCACCAGATGGACAACATGCTGTTGCTGTCCTTCATCTGTATTCCATGAGGAGGAGCAGTTTCATGGCTCCCACATCGTATGTCtccctttttcaaactgcatgtcCACAAATCTAGAACTACAAAATAAACTGGATAAATGTGGATGTATGCCAGTGAAATGTTAGCTTTTTGGAAGGAAATCTGACCTTAACTGCCCTTAACGAGTAAAAGACTCCACTTTATcctgttgtcatggaaacggGTTGGATAAAATAGCTCTTATAGGAATCAGAAAACAATTGAATATTTGGGGTGCATTTGAACAACCTTAATGCATGCCTTCGTCTAGTGAACACGTTCTTCTGTCTACAGTTATAACTGCCTGAAAGTTACAGATTAatgtgaaaaagcagaaaattatttttagagCGTTTAAACACTATACAAACAATGTTTGTATAGTGTTCCTTTGTTAATCGTAGGGGatacattttcataaattaTCCGAGATAAATGGAATCCACAGAGTTAGAATTATATGTTTATGGCTGTAAAattcctcactacacactttacaAGCTTTTCTCAGAcggacatgaacattttcacacttttttctccGATTATGATGAACATGATGACGCTGCACAGAAGAGATTAATTTACACAATCAACAGCCTATCAGGAGACAGATGACAGTGTGctgctaaaaaaaatgcatgaaacgttgcctaaaaagaaatctaaagaTGAATCTTGAAATATAGTGATGCTAGACTGTATTTATGAAAGCTTCTGAAGACAGCACCATTGGTCATCAAACACCTGTGACAAACTGACCTTTCTTCCCTGGTAAACCTGGAAGTCCAAAGAAGCCTGGAGGACCATGAGGACCTGTTGGACCCGGAGCCCCATCTGCCCCTGCCTTTCCAGCTGGTCCAGGGGGTCCAGGAGGCCCAACCAGTCCAGGGGTACCAGGAGCACCAATGGCTGCAGGCCTCTTTAACAATACCTCCATGAACTCTTTTAGTTGTTCTAAATGAAGAAGCAATGCTTGTGTTCAGAGGTCTTATCATAGTCAACAGAGTTCAGACACAGACATGAAAGTCAAACTGCACCTTGAACAACCGCTGAGCACATTTCACGCAGCTTCTCATCGTTTACTTTGGGGCCCTGTGAAAAACAGCCTTGTTAAACCAGTGAAATAATTTGCAATCAGATCGTCAGGACAAAATgctaatcaatcaatcaatcaatcaatcaatcaaacctTATTCATAAAGTTGCTGACATGATAACTGTTTTCTATGGGCAAACATGATAAGAAATGGAGTATCATTGTAACCCAGGCGTGTCAGTGGCTGACACAGCTGTAAATGATCAGAACATACTGTCTTTGTCAGTTTGCTATGACGTGTCTTAAAGGCTGTGTCaaacagccactatgtacattatGCGCATTTTCCATGTATGTAATTTTGGTGTTTCGGGgttaatgctttttcttttttttgtcctgtccaacagctgggcaaacagatgatagctgaaggcctcttgtgttggacatattttactttaacaacaggggttatgaatattctgacaaaccagaggtatgtctgaataaaccccttttttaattgaggccaaactttattcattgtaacccttgtgctatcctaggcactttaacattgggagttgggtcatctagaccagtgtttttcaacctttttgagtcatggcacacttttttttttttttttttttttaaacaactttattgaacaaagcATAAACATacagccacggcacactttaaccttgacaaaaatcccgcggcacaccagcatccggtaaaaaaaaaaaaaaaaaaaaaaaaaaacaaacagaaattcatggtctgtagtgatcgacagccccccccccccccccccccaccccccgcccgcccgcaatctcacgtgtatTTTTGTgctaattgtggccggaaaagcaggaagttgcggctgttttttctaagaaatgaaatgaaagttaaactagaaaaatttagaaactgtttgtttgttggggtttcaaggcgtttcgcaaggacaactcattgtgcgctgggacactggctctttaagccaatgcatcatgggagatgtagtgtgaaaagtgccgaaaacttgcagaaagactggcgtctctgagatttattgtattgtccactagtttcacggtctgacaccggactctgtggaaagctacaccgctaaagaagagctttagccggtatttttgttagaactgagcgactttatcagcagaattaagaacaaggaagtgaagactttaagcacttctgattggtcagactgatgacatgtgattaagccttcaagaatgattggtggagacagttaaaggggcggggcttttccgcaaactgtcatagctgcaggtaaatcgcggtaacgtaatccttatcaaaatgtctttaatagaattaaataaacacaaagaaaaagtaattttaagatctttcatattcctaactactcagtgttttatcagggcctgtttggatgaacaaagagctgatatcctggagatgggaaatgtttttagatcagtgaatgattaatgagggcaatttctccacggcacacttgaccctctcccacggcacactagtgtgccgcggcacactggttgaaaaacactgatctagacccactagacagtgctctgaaccttttttcttcaatgatttgtgatcttcactggtgtccatggattacatgaaatctttccacctttatccacctttgtcatggtagggagcacacgtcaatgtaaggggggggtcatctaagatagcacaaggggtaagtcatatttgaaaatcttttttgttggaccggacgtaaaaggaaaggagggaggaagagagagggatgttagaaagggaggataggagggtgattatagaaggtgggggggggggggggggggggggggcataaaaccatgaagcagcataaagcaacaggtTTCTGTATGGTTaaaatcattacagtgaggttcagatgtactacaagtctataagggcagggcctgtccacacacacactcaaatattaacacacctgttggctcaaaaaatgttcacatgtcaacatgcacacaaaacaaataatgttcacacacgcatacttatgcattcaaacagactagtgtgaaatatttcattcaatcacgcaaactaatTATGTAGAGGCGAGCTAACATCTGTGCTTAAGTGagtctttatgttcttctaaaatggatgatggaatgtaaaaggaaggagggagagtgcccagtcatccacACTACCCAACACCTACACGTCAGTGGATAGAGAACAACTGGCCCCCTGGCAATCACATCCActacccaggccagggccagcaggactgccacaggggcccccaaagccagagagcagggaggcatgggggggacagagagtgcaagctccagcccaacccggagagcagccccccccgccgcgccaggagggcccaacgcgggaCCCCACCCCagaagagtgcccacagccccagacaagcacctcatcaccacccaggagttctgggcatccccccaccccaaccccaggtacgagtcaCGACCCCCTAAGGGAGACGCGCCCcttgctccaggcagccacccacccggcccacggttgttccaggagagagcaaggcaggggccggcCACTCCCGCCCAGGAAgaggacacccaggggaagagggggtccacaggaaccacagttggaaatttggcgaggcccagcgctcagggacAAGGACCAGAAtacacaccacagggacacggacacccccaggctcagatgtgatgtgatccccagTCTaaccagaaagctcagggatccctctccctgcgtggagagaggactgccgggcccaggaagccagcacccaggaACACAGCCGCTGTTGCCAAGGTCCCAATCCCCCCTCCAGGGATGgtgtaggggacagatggtccgaggtcccaccttccttgtgaatTGCATGTGCGGGGGGGTTTCATGCTTGATATAAGTGAGtcacaagtgtttcttgcgtttgtcatttgttgatgtgtgcagatgtgagTCAAGGGTTTTGGCCAACAGGTTCTTATGTGAATtctgttttgagctgttcaacaGTTTTGGACAGATAaaaattacacagtttatgtgtgttttatgtagtttatatgcaattattacgcAAAgcttgtgtgtgatttttgtgacaTGCTTATGCATATTTGTGGCtctccacgaccgttccacatatgtccacagatgtcaaacagacttttcacatATGCACCACAGatatataacttttatattgcataAATGGTGCACatatcatgttaaaaatacatggCTGTTTGCTGCTAATGCTCTGTATGATTGAATGTTACcagatttctgagtatttctactCTTTCATGCGATGTAATTGTACTAATTGGACCGACCTTTTTAGTTTAATGTAGTGAACTTTATTATTACCTCATCTCaaattccatttctgagtattaaaGCTGAAAACACTAAAAGCTCTTATGCTGTAATGGGTCTccttaaggattttttttcacacaacCAAGTGTGTCACCTACAGGCAAACCTCTTGGCCCTGGTGCTCCAGGAAGGCCTGGATCTCCTTCCATGCCTCGAGCTCCAGCCGGACCTGCCAGACCTTGATGTCCCGGCTGGCCTGGTCGGCCCTCAGCTCCTGTGGCTCCTCTCTGGCCTTTTTCTCCACGCTGCAATAATAGACTTCAATATCAAGACAATGTTCAACACCTTTTCACACTACAGCGTTTTTGTTGATGGCTATCAGACATTCTTGCCAGGCCTGACTGCAACAAAAGACAGTTTGTGCTTTTTACACAATTTTTGCCATAGTTCACTTATAAATTTGCCAATAAGTTTACAcgttatttacaataaaaggtttttaatgTCTTTACAGAAAATGCTGGCCCGCCCGTATGAACAGTTTGGCCACATGTGGAGTCTCTTGTGGAGAAtgatcttaattttttaaagagGATACGTCTCCAGTTAGACACAGGTGACTTGCTCCATGTCATTAAAGCACAGGAGACAGGAGAGCTACAAACAGTTCTGTTTGGAAAAAGGTTTAGGCCTACCTCTCCTTTGACTCCAGGGACACCAGGTGGGccctaaaaaaggcaaaataaagttGAACGTTCATAGATCAACATGAATTTTATGATATTAGGTGAATACATGACACAGTCAGCACCAATACCTGATCTCCTTTGACCCCAGGGTCTCCTGGTAGACCTGTGTCTCCCTGGTTTAAGACAGTGAGAGGTTTTACCATTCAAGCAAAGTGTGAGAACTGTTCTGCTGGGGAAACAGGTCTTACCAGACTTCCCTTTGGTCCCTCTGGTCCAATGGGCCCCTACACAACATGAAACATCCTCACTTTACTGAACTCATATATCAGTACATCAGAATAATTCTGAAAAAAGAGGGCCATCCCACCTGGTCACCTTTGTGTCCAGTATGACCCTTCAATCCTTTTTCACCTGTGTCCCCCTTGTCTCCTTTGTCCCCCTGAAAGTATCACATCACCTAAACCACTTAGTTGTTCTGCTCTGTTTGAACTTTCAGTGGATTTTATTGACGAATGGAACAAACATCTCTTCTGCGTGCTGTTGGATCAGGTAGTCGTTGAGACCTGATTTGATTCAACGCATGGTACAAATACACATCTATATCATGTATAGGTTTTTGGTAATGTTTCTACCAAGAGTCCAAATTCGTTTTTGTTGCCTCACCTGGATTCCAGGAGGACCAGCTGGTCCCACTGGACCCTGTTTTCCTGTCTCaccctgtaaaacaaaaaaattccaaagAGGGTCACAAATCAGTTTAGGTTGTTTGGACTaaaaaccacacacaaaaaaaaagaacataaaaaccaAAGTGAAGTGTTTAAAGTTGGGTCAAAGGGACGGCAAACCCACAGGTGCTCCTTTATCTCCAGGCTGTCCATCCTCTCCATCTTCTCCAGGTTCACCAGGTTTTCCAGGTAGTCCAACTGGTCCAACTGGTCCTTCAGAGCCAGGCTCCCCCTAAATCCATAGGATCAATGATGCACAATTGTTGAGAAATGTTCTTGTCTTTTATAACTCAACCCCCTTAAGAGAACAGATCTAAGTACACAAAAAGTCCAAAGTATGGTAATTGATGGTTACTGCATCAAACCAGAGATGAACATCTTTACCATTTCACCAGGTGGCCCTGCTACCCCCTGCTTCCCTGGTAGTCcctaaaagcataaaaaaaaaaaaagtgtctttggTGGAACTGCAACACAAAATTGCTCTGGATTCTGTATCTTACAGATACATGTATGGGCTGTTGTAGCACGgctgtgtttttattcacacaAGCTACTCAGAACCCGTTTAGAAGCTTCAGAGAAGAGTCCACTCTCAACAGGAAACcggaatttttacttttttttaatcatcagtgaAATCAAAATGAGGTGGAATTAAACTGCAGGCAGTGAGAGGAAAGCAAGGCAGACTTACTGGAATACCCACAATCCCTCTAACACCAACAGCTCCTGGTACACCAGGCTCCCCCTGATGAGAGAAACACATATGGATTTGCAAGAATCCCATCCCAGGATGAATGCTCCACTCTGGTGTCAGATCTGGTAAAGCTGAAGATCATGTCATACAGAGATATGAAGACGAGACGCTTTTGTGGTGTGGATAAGAGGCATTGATCCTTTCAGACATCTTCTGCAGGAAAATCGTCAAATGTTTCTGTTCAgtttaatgcaaaaatattaGATTTGGTGGACAGGAAAGATGCCATTGATTAATGATCATTTGACCATTTGGCTGGAGTCAAAGAAAATAGTCTGTTTTAGGTCTACATGCTATACAGATGATTATATACCAAAGTTTGTAACCAAAACTTTTACGTAGGAGGCCATGAAAGCAGGATGTCCACCAGTCATTCTTTGTCTACAGAACTTCACACCTGTAGACatcattattgttttattttcttcatacagTCATATTcttgtatccatccatccatccatccatccatccatccatccatccatccatccatccgtccatccatcatcagaacccgctgaatccctttaAAGGTCATGGGGTAGCTGGAGCCAACTCAGCTAATGTTGGCTACAGGCGGCGgtgtacaccctgaacaggtcaccggTCTCTTTGTTTTAATCTACAGTTACAAAATTCTTACTATTTGAGAGCAATTTGGGCCAAGGTGTCATAGGAGTGAAGTTTGGCTCCATTATGGACAGGCCCAGTGTCAAGCTAAAGATGTTTACAGCTAATTTCTGCTTCGGAAAACTGAGACTTTTAGAATGAATTTCAGGGATAACCTTAGGACCAGTAGCTCCAGGAAGTCCATCCAAGCCGTCTTTGCCAGGCTCCCCCTGTAAAACCGCATGGAATGGTTAGACCATGACCTGCTCAAAACATCTCTGAACTTTTTCATCAAGCTTCAGCATACCCACCGCTTCTCCTTTTTCTCCCGAAACCCCTGGCTCTCCATTAGCTCCTACAGCCCCCTAATCAAgatcaaacaacattttatttcccaTTTTTCCAATCTCTTGTGAGTTTTCCTAAACAGCTCACAGGACTTACATCATCTCCTTTGGGACCTGGCAAACCTTGGCGTCCTCGAATTCCCTCCAGTCCCTGAGAAAGATATAGACACTTTAACCTCAGTGATAAGGAGGGAAAAGGAGGACTTGGTTCATGAAAGTCTGCTTACAGGAGCCCCAGGTGGGCCTGTGGGTCCAGGGATGCCATTGTACCCAGGAGGACCCTGCAGAAGAATCGAAatccaactttaaaaaataatttcctttaaaaaatctcTGTCCTTAGACCAATACCTACTCTGTCTCCTTTTTCTCCAGGAGTTCCAGGGAACCCAATAGCTCCTCTTTGTCCCTAAAATGACAAACTCATAAACTTCTTTTGACACACTGGGTCAATTAAAACAGATTTCCACATATGAAgttcataaacaaaaacaaactcatcCTACATCATCTCCCATGCGGCCTGGTGGCCCCTGAGGGCCGGGTTCTCCACCATCACCCTGCAGAGCAAACAGTAAATGAAATCATGAGAAAATCACACTTCTATTAAGGAACAGCTGCTCAGACTTTTTGTCTTCAGTCAATTACCTTTGCTCCTGGCTCCCCATCTTTCCCAGGCTCCCCGGCCAAGCCTTTGTGTCCCTGGATCCATTAACATCAAAAGCAAAATCACAACACAGTACACCAAACCAACACTGTGCTTATTTAGTTTATATAGTCTCAtttgaagaaaactttttttttctttttagtttgatCTCGTTAGAAGCTTCTCATTCTTGAAGAGAAGCTcagcaaaaactgaacaaaGTTCTGAAAGGCTTTAGTGGTACTGATGCTTCAAAAAGACTGGGTCCAAATACCCAGAGATGTCCAAAAGTGTAGGACAACTGTTAGGGGTCAGCCCTGGGGTCAATGTTTTATCAGTTGTGTGTAGGTGCATGATGCAGGTTGGGGTAGTAGTGACATAACacgatttagttttttttgaaGACTCAAAGAAAACTATGTAAAGATCAGTGCTCGTGTACAGAGTCTTTTTTCATGTCTAGATGGAATTCATGTGTTTCAAACCGTTTTAGTAATGGATAAAAGCAAATTTTCCGTGCATCTTTGCCCTAAATTTGACACGGTTGTCATGGCCACAGGGTGTTAAGGGTTGGTGTGATGACACTTGTGCCATATAAAGCCTTTAAATGACGTGATCATCAATTCCTCCAAAGAGAAAACCTGTCACAGTAACTCGTAACATTTCTCTGTCTAAGCCTGTCAGATCATTTTAGAGCCTAAGATACATTTCCAGGGCCCCACTAATCAATCAGGTATCAGGTATGCTAAACTGGGAGAATCTTGATGCCATAAGTGTTCAGGCATCATCATTTGGGAAGGATAATGAGTAAAAAAGGAGGGAATTTGATCCTGtcaattcttttaaattttgaccTCAGTGGAGAGACTCCggcttttgtctgtttttctgctcctcACCTTCATCCCTGGCAGTCCGGGTAACCCCTGAGGTCCAGCAGGACAGGAAGCAGGACACTAGAAAACACACAGAGTCTCACAACATGTAGCTGCTCCACAGTTACTTCATCTTTCTCAGGTATGTTAAGACCTGCAGCCCACATGCCATGCATCAGGAAACCTAAAGAACACCAAAACACTCACAGCTTCCCCACTTCCCTCTATGTTGGCACCAGGCGGTCCCTAAAAGACAGCAGAGTGACAGAAAACACCCATGGTGGAGAGCTTTAGATGTCCCCAAAATACACCCCTGCTCCCGATGCATAAGGCGACTTGAAACGTTGCATGCACCATCATCCCAGGctccagattttaaaaaaaagttgagttcagGGAAGAACAGTTGCTTTTTACAGAGAAAACAGGCGTCAAGTCAATTTGGTTTCTTACCACGGGCCCTGGAGGCCCAGGGGGGCCAGGAGGCCCTGCAATGCCAGGAGTCCCTCTAGGTCCAGGTGCACCCTGGAGTTTATAGTTTgacattaaaggaaaaataacaaCAGCAGTAAATATTCAgtaactttgaaaaaataaaataaacagatagAGAAGTTTTTCCAGCAGATCCAGTTGCAGAAGATATTTAAGAAGCATTTGTGGCACATTTTGATTCCATCTCCAGAGCTGAGTTTCTCATATCACAGCAAATGTATCCCCTGAAGGACGCATCATGGTTGCCATTGCAGGTATAGCGATGTGAAGATGTGAAGATGTTAAGCCTAAGTCTAACTGCCTCTACAGGTGCATTCTGGCTGTGTGTGGATGAAAAAGCCTGTATGAGCTCACAGGTGACCTGTACAAAATACTGAAGTCATAAATCATTAGAGTCAACCCCCATACAGGGGCATGTAACTAAAGGTTTAGGTGTGTTTAAGTCTTCTGCGCCGTTCATCCTTTTGCAAAAAACAGTTGGTCTGTTTCAGACCACGTGCATTTATGTCAGTTTGCTGttcaagcagcagaaaaaactgCTGACAACAGCAAAGAATTCAATCAACATTCAGAAGGTTTGTTTAAACTCATTTTCGGTAAGTGTGAGCACCAAAAGGTTTTTAGTTAGCAGGTTTGAAAATAATAATGTTTGACGAATGTTTAAGGCAGGTTTAGTCATTcaggtgtttgtagttttgcggACAAAACGAAATGGTTGAAAAGGCACTAGCTGAATAATTTCAGGTACATTTTTTTGGTAGGacagaaaaatatgaatatgtTTAGGCATCTGTTAGATGTATTCAAATGGATTAGCTTTAGACTCTAGCGAACTTAGGTccagcttttaaaaagaaaaaaatggtgtcAGGTTTATTcactaaaacaaagaaatcttcAGGCCatgtcaacattttttccacattttaccACGTATGTAATTTTGCTATTTCCTGATATATGCGTAataaagtgtttcttgcgttcatcatttgttgatgtgcacagatgtccatcAAGGGTTTAGGCCGACTGAtctttatgtgaattcggttttgagccgTTCAATatgtttggttggttgagaaatAAGCATGTTACACGTATGTTACTTAGTTTACGCAATTATTACGTtaatcttatgcaattgtgtgTGAATTTTGTAagggcctggcagagcattcagaaggagaaaacccagcatctgctgatgtccatgagttcaagaatTCAAGgttgtcattgccaacaaagggttttcaaccaaatattagtaatgaccagtttgttttcagttatttcatttgtccaattacttagcAGCCCATAAAaagaagggattgtgtttaaaagatgctttagtttttcacatttttatgcaatctttttgttcaacccatggaataaaagctgaaagtctgcacttcaataaaccaatctgagttgttttatttaaaattcacccgtggtaatgtacagaaacgaaattagaaagaatgtatatatatatatatatatatatatatatatatatatatatgtatattgaCATATGACCaactttcatctgtaaaatatgcgcaaaatgtacgtagtggctgcgtgacacggcctttatgGTTATatctttacagtttttttggCACTAGTAAACCATTATTCAATTGATAACCTCTCAGCCTACAGTCTTAGTTGCTCCTGCAagaaacaaatgcatttctagAAAATGTTCTGACCTCCGGTCCAATGTTTCCTTCGTCTCCTGGGGTTCCAGGCTTCCCGGCGGGGCCCTGTTCACCAAAAGAGTAGgctgtttttataaaaaggaaTGCGTCTGAAGCACAGAGACTGTAGCAAACATACCGGAGGTCCCTCGCTTGCTGGGCCCTGTGACAGAAGAGACATAGAGTGTTCATGTCAATGTTAACTACACGtctgttaccatggcaacattGATTTCCACTTACGGGAGGACCCGCAGGGCCAGGAAAACCCGGAAGCCCCTGCAACCACAGATGAGAAAAACCTCTGATCTCCACTCAGGTGTGACAAAAAGAAACGAGCAGCAGGGAGGAACAGAAAGGTCTGGATGTGAATTAATCGGGACTCACTCTTTCTCCTACTGGTCCTCTGGGACCCATGGGTCCAGGAGAaccctgcagacaaacagatgcaGCTTTGTTCCACTTCTATCCCAACAGTCTACTACTCTTCGCACACACCTCACTGACAAACCTGCTCTCACATCTTTATGGACTAAAGAACCCGCTAAAACATCTCACAACATTAGAGTACACAGAAAGTGAGTGATGCTTCTTACTACAGGTCCTGGAAGACCAGGCAGGCCTCTCTGTCCCGGAAGACCAATCTCTCCTTTCTCCCCTTTGCTGCCCTGAGAAACAGAGGCAACAGGAATAAAACAACCGTATCTGCATCCTGCATCTCTCCACAGTGTTGCTACGATACACAGAGGCACATTTAGCCATCATTTAATCAATGATAGGTGAGCTGCTCTGTGTTTGGAAGATCAACCAGAAGACAAGCCTGTGGAGATGGAGCAGATGCACACCGGAGGAGCTGCACGCAAcacaaaacatcaacatttatgacagatccactctgatgcagCATGAAAAATGCTCACCAAAGAGCTTTAATAACAAGGAACAGAACATGTCATCATCATCGGAAACCCAGGCCGGGTGTAGGGACCAGTCCAGCTTCTAAAGACTGAGGTTAGTTACTAAACTGCAGAAAATTAGAATCTTTTTAAagatatccatccatccatcctctgccTGACGAGTTACAGGCGAGTTACAGAATCAGCATGCTGGGACCTCCCCTCTCAACAGAAGCTTCCTCCACTTTTGCTGGTCTTGTCCTCCAgagaggatgatgggaaattagaaCTATCTAACGTTTGGGCAGATATATGCCTACATCCAACcaagttgtaaagaaaaaactattCTTGTTTTCTAAGCtagatcactttttttttggtttaaccGATCACAAAATTCCTCTTAGATTTactgaaaaaatgcttttgagtttttttgtttttgggatAGAAACGCTgacacaaaaagcttttttttatgtgggtATCTAACATCTAAGCAGATCAAACTGCTTTTGTTATGTTTGGGCATCAAGAAAACTCATGAATACGTTTAGgttttgtcaaatgtttctgTAGATTGAAGATCACGAGGGTTTTTATGGACAAAGCTGATCAAAATT carries:
- the LOC101164823 gene encoding collagen alpha-3(IX) chain-like; translation: MASLGSGRKRKQLNQQSLLAPLSMHVALLCLLLSPALGQLDLNRLDGDSVCPPIRSGDDDLPGFDLITQFQLDVIPLKGVRKVDGSTPLQVAYRLDREANFQIPTVLNFPRGFPDEYSFMATFRMIKNTVNKVWNVWQIVDENGNKQAGLRLNGDQQALEYFMMGADGNLQTVTFPGLSVLFNTKWHKVMIGVERSQVTLYVDCQPVDQKSIKGKGPINTDGDTLIGRLDSDPDASVVFELQWMLIHCDPKRAQRESCNELPATEMFANAEPDKSVPGPPGSPGPEGPRGSPGENGRDGRDGLPGSPGSPGAPGSKGEKGEIGLPGQRGLPGLPGPVGSPGPMGPRGPVGERGLPGFPGPAGPPGPASEGPPGPAGKPGTPGDEGNIGPEGAPGPRGTPGIAGPPGPPGPPGPVGPPGANIEGSGEACPASCPAGPQGLPGLPGMKGHKGLAGEPGKDGEPGAKGDGGEPGPQGPPGRMGDDGQRGAIGFPGTPGEKGDRGPPGYNGIPGPTGPPGAPGLEGIRGRQGLPGPKGDDGAVGANGEPGVSGEKGEAGEPGKDGLDGLPGATGPKGEPGVPGAVGVRGIVGIPGLPGKQGVAGPPGEMGEPGSEGPVGPVGLPGKPGEPGEDGEDGQPGDKGAPGETGKQGPVGPAGPPGIQGDKGDKGDTGEKGLKGHTGHKGDQGPIGPEGPKGSLGDTGLPGDPGVKGDQGPPGVPGVKGERGEKGQRGATGAEGRPGQPGHQGLAGPAGARGMEGDPGLPGAPGPRGLPGPKVNDEKLREMCSAVVQEQLKEFMEVLLKRPAAIGAPGTPGLVGPPGPPGPAGKAGADGAPGPTGPHGPPGFFGLPGLPGKKGDPGEKGNKGDKGEDGVGIKGSSGAPGSPGVPGVPGIGKDGKNGEPGEAGRPGLPGPAGPRGPSGPPGLCDPSTCLSRLQPLYMVSGKKSSSYKNP